In a genomic window of Oncorhynchus keta strain PuntledgeMale-10-30-2019 chromosome 28, Oket_V2, whole genome shotgun sequence:
- the LOC118361540 gene encoding repressor of RNA polymerase III transcription MAF1 homolog isoform X2, translating to MAGDDKHMFKQFCQEGEPHVLEALSPPQSSATSPPQLGKSSEDAENPLSDKCCRKTLFYLITTLNESFRPDYDFSAARAHEFSREPSLNWVANAVSSSLYSSVGVEFNSLGPELWNSIDQEICLQDCDIYSYNPDLDSDPFGEEGSLWSFNYFFYNKKLKRIVFFTCRSVSVLSGYGCGCLDNELDMELDDEEEMDGFTEDRFPRALCV from the exons ATGGCTGGTGATGACAAGCACATGTTTAAGCAATTTTGCCAGGAGGGGGAGCCACATGTCCTAGAGGCCCTCTCGCCCCCCCAGTCCAGCGCCACCAGCCCACCCCA GCTGGGGAAGAGCAGTGAGGATGCCGAAAACCCTCTGAGTGACAAGTGTTGCAGGAAGACCTTGTTCTACCTCATCACCACGCTCAACGAGTCGTTCAGGCCCGACTACGACTTCAGCGCAGCCCGGGCCCACGAGTTTAGCCGTGAGCCCAGCCTCAACTGG GTGGCGAATGCAGTGAGCAGCAGCCTGTACTCATCAGTCGGGGTGGAGTTCAACTCCCTGGGGCCTGAGCTGTGGAACTCCATCGACCAGGAAATTTGCCTGCAGGATTGTGACATTTACAG CTACAACCCTGACCTGGACTCAGACCCCTTTGGGGAGGAAGGCAGCCTCTGGTCATTCAACTACTTCTTCTACAACAAGAAGCTGAAGAGGATTGTATTCTTCACCTGTCGCTCCGTCAG TGTCTTGAGTGGGTATGGCTGCGGTTGTCTGGACAACGAGTTGGACATGGAGCTGGATGATGAAGAGGAGATGGATGGATTCACTGAGGACAG GTTCCCCAGAGCTCTTTGTGTCTAG